In Anopheles arabiensis isolate DONGOLA chromosome 2, AaraD3, whole genome shotgun sequence, the genomic window GGCCAAGGAACGCAAGGGTAAGCAGTCGGCAGGCAAAAAGTCTGTCAAGaacgacgaggacgatgaAGATGGGCTGGACGATTGGGACTTTGTGGACGATgaggacgatgacgatggtggaGAGGGCGATGATGATTCGGATGACGATCGTCCACGAAAGATCCGTCGCGATGGTGATGTGCGTGAGGATGATGGCGAGTTTAGCGACGGGGGCAGCATTTCGCTCGAGGAAGATGAGGATGAAGATTTCGACATGGCCGACTtggatgatgataatgataatgatgatgttggGTCGGATGATGACGCGGTCGACGAGCCGATGCCGAAGAAGCGCAAGAAGCTGTCCGCTAAGTCGACGGGCATGGTGAGCCAGCGTGAGTTCGCGCGCAAGCTGAAGACGTCCGATGTGAACTCGTTGTTTGCGGCGGCCGATGACTTTTCCGAACTGCTGGAAGGCAACGTTGATCCGTTGAGCGGGGATGGACGCGGTGCCGGCAAGAAGAAGGGTGGCGGTGGAATGATGAAAAAGGCAAGTAAACGACAGTTCGAGGCGCACGGTACGGAGGCCGAGGTGTTCAATCAGGATGCGTCGTCGATGAAGCAGCTTGCCTGGGAAGCGTCCCGGTTTAGTGATCATGGACGAGGCGGCGGAAAGCGTTTCGGTGGACGAGGTGGAGGAGCTGGTAGGACAAATTTCCAGAAGcggggcggcggcggaggtGGCTTTGGGCGGGGTAGAGGAGGTGGTAAGAAGTTTGTTGGAGGTGGGCGGGGAGGTGGAAGGCCCATGGGGCGGAAGTAGGGTCAAGCTGTAGGAGAAATCATATTGAAAGTAAGTTAGAGTGAAGCGGTTGTAACTGATCTATAAATGTGTCATTTAAAGGAAGCATTGCGATGTAATATGCGTATTTAAATGAAAGAAGAGAACAAGGGAGGCAAACGAACCATAGCTGAAACGAGGGTCTCATTAACGTCGGTAAAAAGTTGATTTGgccaaaaggaaaaaaaatgattccGGTTGCATCGGCCGGGAATCGAACCCGGGCCGCCCGCGTGGCAGGCGAGCATTCTACCACTGAACCACCGATGCTTCGTGTTGGAAGGGGAGTTGATACCCCTATAATATGTCATACCAACGACcaaataagtagaaaatggaGCATTGGGTGTCGTATTAGTAGAAATACGGTTTTCAGTGCAGGGTTACTGATTGGTATACTAatcttgttttaaaaatgctaCTTTTCTAGGGATATGTTTTTGCTGCAGAAATATACCAAGAATAATGAATTGTGCTGAACAAATTATTTCGATTCAAATGAGAGTTGAAGAGTTTTCAGCTTAAGGTCTACCAAGAATCATCAGTAAACCTTTTAGTATAATAGTTTTTAAACACAATGTCATCGATTCTGCATGAATAATTGGAATCCAAAATGCATCATAATACAACATTTCATAGAAAAACGCAACGCAAATGGtattattttgattcattAATATATTTCATCATTActttttgatttattgattcatGCCTATTATAAAGAaaggatttttgttgttgtttgtatgcttttttcaTCTTCAAGTTTTTGTCGATCTTCGTTTCTTCGCAGAAATCATTCTCTCATCCTTTCACACGTGCCTTCACCCACGTTCACACCCGTTTTACGTACACACCCGTCCCCATTTCCTTCTACCGGTCTCTGTCTCAGCCCGTATTATTTCATTGTCGTGTTTTGATTTCATATCATTAACGCCACTTTTTATATGTAATCTGCTACACAACTCAAATCCCGCTTGTTTCgaatgtatttttgtgtgtgtgttttttatgttcgTTTTAACAtcttgtttcttctttcattttaAAGATGTCCATTACAATGCGGTGCATTAATGTTTTTACTAGTaacattgttttcatttttctgctCTGACTTCTAGTCCGATTATAGGTGTTGGGTTGGTTTTTCTTTCAGGGGTAGGGAAGGGTCTGAAAAAGAACTGGAAAGAGCGGAGTAGATCTTACTGTGTGTTTCTTACATTTTGTCCTCCACTCATCACTTTCCTTGTCGTACGCGTTTGTATTGTTTCTCTGCCGGCTTAAGTAAACCGTTTCCTGTTTTCGCTCGTTTACGTAGCATGAAagtaaatgtgttttctttgtttgtttgttgttgcgttgATTATATTGCTACGCTGTGTATTCGCTGTGTATGTAGCTATTGTTTAGGGTttgattgaaatattattgtataggttttttttgtttcattacgtgatggtttaattatttttagcgTTTAAGTATTTTGACgagttttgttggtttgctgtttgttcaTTGCTGTTACAAGAacgagtagtagtagtagtagttggtAGAATGTCTATTTTTAAATGTGAGTGTATTTAATTGGTTTGATttacttgttttgtttttttttgtttcgactATTTCATCGATATTAGTAACTGGTTGGCTTATTCCATGCGCTTGTACATACGAATTTCCATGACTCATTTCGTTTTCCGATGCGTCCATTACGTCGTGTGTAAATCGAtcttttgattattattattactattactattattatgaGAAGTTCTATAACAGTTTTAATTGAGTGTCGTTTTGCATGTTACTTTAATATATGGTTAATCGCGTTTGATTTTGCCTTTCCACTTCCTTCCCGCATACTTCCCTTTCAGTATGAGTAGTGTTCTATTCTAATGTTTCGCTACGGAACTTTGCTGACGACTTCGACGTCGATCGCTTTTTCGTTTTACCGGGActactttttcttttctctctttcgctgctctttctctctctattacAGTAGTGGTGTAAAAACCGTGTGATTAGTTTGCAGTATTCGAGCTTGAATTGTATATGCGTTTTGATTCACTTCAGCGGTATTCGGTATGGCGTGTGAAAAGGAGGGGCGAAAGGAAAAACGCTTTGTTTCCAcagatggaaaagaaaaaacggaTACCAAACAAGGGAGGAACTTTGCGCTAAAATCACTAGCTTCTAGTAGTTGGGTGTGTCCTCTGCTGTGTTTTTGATATCAGAAACAGGGGTACAGTTGGGATGGGTTAGAAACGCTGTATGATCGTGGgtgattttattattttgcttcaCCGTTCCCGATAGTCAAATTTCCTCTCATTTATTTGATGTGATTTGCTATATGTAACCGTCATCTAAAGATACGCGCTAGTATTGTACTACTTTTTCTATTTGATCGCTTTCTTGTTTCGCAATTTTTTGATTAGTTCTCGCTTATTCCGCACCACGTTGCATTACAATCGGTTTCGGATTTGTTAAAGTAGTTCAATTTCCTTCCACAGTGTTTGCTTCAATTGGGATTTGTTCCTTTCAGCATACGATCATCTAGCACTACAGGTGTAGCTCGCCTCATGACTTAAGAATCTAATATTAGACTAGAAAATATTATATACGATCGCGCTTGCTTTATAATCAATTCGTATGAATCCTTGCACCTAGAGTCactcgggggggggggagaattCGGAATAACGCACTGCCCGAAGTGTAATCTGCCTGCAAAACTAACGCCTGATTCAAAGGTGTGGTACGTTACTACATTAATTTACTTTATTCGTTTTGCATTTGCTCGGGttcgtttccctttttccgcTACTGTTCGAAGCGAAACTTTGAAAGCTTCGCGAGCTTTTACTGATGGATGTGGATCTCCTCTAACCATGCTCTACATTACAAACCGGCCTACTGCGTTCCTACTGGAATAGATTAGAGGAAAAGTACCGTTCTAAGGCGGATAGCATGATGTTGAACGTACATGAGGCGCCATGAGACGGCTAGAGAAGGCAGGAAAAGAATATTCCCTTTCCTTGTTTAGCTACATCTGAACAGGGTGGCGATCATCACTGTCAGGGAATGTGGAGGGGAAGTAAGGGAGAAAAGATCTCGATTCGTTATAAAACATCCTCTCCCTTTAAGTGTAACTATATTTGctagagatagaaagagagatcgattttttgttgtttaaagTGATTTGTTATCTCCTCTCTCTGCTAGATGTGCTGTTTCGTGTGTAtttgtaaaattgaaaaagtcGCGTAATTTAAGTAAGTGGTGACACAAATTGACGACCGAAGATCCCTACAAAGCTGTAGGCTTGTTTCCCCATCcccttcgtgtgtgtgtgcgtgagtctCGTGTGTACTAAGATACTACGCATAGCTACCATAAACGGGTTGTTGATTGATCCCACCAGTTTTTGCTCCACGAACCATGAATTTTATGCGATTGAATCCGAAATGTCTAAACCTCCGCAATGTTTTCACACTAACGAACACCGATACAAAcacgcaacacacatacacacacgcaacacatCGATAGAGTGTCATGGCAGCTGGTGAGATTGTAAGTAGTTGTCGTACTTAACTTTTTCCCAGCCCTTTTGCTTCACGTCTGCAATCGGagtgtttcccttttccttCGGTATAGTCCTTAATTATTGTTCGTTTCATTCCTTGCTTTACATCCCTGCAAACCCTGCATTGTTCACAAACACGGTCGCTTCGCTTCGTATTCAATCAGGCCGTCCGGTTAGTATAtgtgatcgatcgatcaagTCTACTGTGACCTACTCGTTCTCTACTTATCAAACGCATTCTACATTAACCGCTAAAAAAAGACTTTTTACGTCGTCGTAGTAGTTAGCAGCCGTCACACGCTAGCCTCATTTACACATCATCTACATCAATTATTCTAGTAGCGAGTCCTCGTATTGGCAGTCTTCCACCATCTCGTCGGTCCATCTCTAGCATACAGATCTGAAGtccttccatgtttttttttcgtcttatTTTCGAACGAGAAGAGGACAAGGATCAAGCTTTTGCCTCAGCTAAGTACACAAACTCACGTGAACTGATGGCCACCTTGCTGTACGTGTTAAGTAAATGTCCTCCACCTCACTCATCTCACACCCCTCTTTCCAATGCTTCGTCTTTCTTTGGCTTGGTCGGATCTCGCGAgaaccctcctcctcctgcttccCTCTCAGCGTCTCTCACAGCCGCATCAATGCCGGCGCCGGCCGTAACCGGCGCGCTCGGTCGGCGGGGACCACCGGGGCGGGGTCCGCCTCCGGTGTCGACGGCCCTAGGCCAGCTGCATCTTCTTGCAGTTGCACAGCCACTTGATGATGCGCGCGTTACGCTCGATGATCGACGGCGGTTCGCTGGTGCGGTAGAGTGGGGCCGGACCCGCCCCACCTAGCAGTGGCACACCGCCATCCGCCTGTCCACCGACGCCCGGCtgtccgacggctccaacggcacCGACCAACAGCTGCGAGGCGGGCGCAGCTCCACCCGCTCCCGGCCCGTTCGCCGTTTCCGTACTGTCCGGCAGTTTGGTCGAATCGATGGTCGACACGTCCGAGAAGAAGACGGCACTGGACTCGTCGGAATCAGCGCCACcgccactgccaccaccactggtgtaccaccaccaccaccagtagAGCAATCGTCCGAAAGGCGATGGATGTCCGAGGACGCCGAATTGTGGTGGTGTGCGGTGGTGTGGTGATGGTACGAGCCGGACGATCGGCGCTGCAGCGAACCCCCCTTCGGCGCGATGTACCGATCGTACGTTTCCTCGTCCAGCCCGAGCCGGTCGAAGAACCGCTCCAGCTGGGTGAGGCTGTCCGAGCGCGAGCGCTGCTGCTTCtcgagctgctgctcccgGTCCCGCTCGCGGTCCCGTTCACGATCACGCTCGCGCTCACGATCGGCACGTCGCTCGCGATGGTGGTCACGCACGTCGGCCGCCGCGACCGGCAGCAGCGtagttcgctcgggctgcgaaCGGTTCCAGTAACGATCGCTGATATCGCTCTTGGAGCGCAAGATCGGACGACGATCGTCGTCCACCATGGGTCCACCAGCGACCGCACCGGCACTGGCACTCGAACCCGGTCCACCACCGCCCGGTCCGCACCGGCCACCGGACGACGGTGACGGATTGCTGACGGCCGACTGGCGTCCGCTGCGGTTCTTGAAGCGCAAACACTTCTGCCGCTTGAACGTACCGAGCGGTGGGCTGAGATCGAGCTGGGCCTGCTCCGGGGGCGACAGTGGGGACACGGGCGATAGCGGTGACATGGGCGGGTTCTTGTAGTACTTCCTGCCACGCTCGTCGTAGTACTTGGCGTGCTGGCTTTTcgacagctgctgctgatggtgttgctgttgctgttgatgctgttgctgttgctgctgctgctgttgaagtTGATGCTGCTTCTCGCTGTAGCCGTCCTGGAACGCTTCCGGCACCTCCGGTGTGGTGAAGTTAAGCAGACAGTCCGCCTCCTCTCGGATCTTCGCCCGACACTCGATGCAGTCGTAGCGCAGTGGAGGAATGCCGTACGCGTAGTACGAGTTGCCGCTGTGCTGGGTCGAGGAGCCACTGTCCCGTCGATAGTCGCCGAGCATCATCATCGAGTCTTGCCGGTCCCCTTGCGATGACAGCGTGTGCTGCTGcgaatggtgctgctgctggtagtgctgttgctgtgaatgatgctgctgctgctgctgctgcatcatcaTTTGGGAGTGTGGAAGATGGGACAGCTGGTGATGGCTTGATTGGTGCTGCTGTgaatgttgttgctgttgctgctgttgctgctgctgctgcttgcagCACGGTTCGCTGTGGTGCGTGTAGTGACCCGAGGAACCGCCCGAGTCACGGTTGAAGGAGCTGCCGGAACGGTTCGACCGATTGCcccggctgcagc contains:
- the LOC120895038 gene encoding LOW QUALITY PROTEIN: AF4/FMR2 family member lilli (The sequence of the model RefSeq protein was modified relative to this genomic sequence to represent the inferred CDS: deleted 2 bases in 2 codons), producing the protein MAAVVYGNSPRHSSRHHQGHLLSQHSPYHTQSSNAGQHHSLPPPPGHHSSHHTLSSVSPPSQIITPPTSYLSTATTAISSQQQQQSSVQQQSQPAYYHHHHSQSVSLPPQHAQTLSSYHQLRSSKRKSAVELLAESKPFYVKSETVLDRQQQLLNKRSSAGGGSGSGGGSGGSSGGGGGGSQQSRSDGAQCGSTGTLSGSYMVSPSRTLPSSAVSQALQQQVQQQQQQQQQRSTNRRSASSGSDLLQTKLRKLLNAADSKETIMPPAGDVGLINSKYGQPLETSYIGTGMVGGGGGGGSLDDIGYIQPPKNYQQQLTVHPEQPSDVSVFFPSAFLSPQSLPPHPGGDDDLYLYGGLHDSLVLTDDYRAISPPAEYAEQQQQQQQQQQHGGSPEGKHSMGGGHSRYNYQRSYSHSQAVVPGSGHHPTDESDYSPTQSYNINSHKSLPDLHSQSSRHSPHSEALSCCSRGNRSNRSGSSFNRDSGGSSGHYTHHSEPCCKQQQQQQQQQQQHSQQHQSSHHQLSHLPHSQMMMQQQQQQHHSQQQHYQQQHHSQQHTLSSQGDRQDSMMMLGDYRRDSGSSTQHSGNSYYAYGIPPLRYDCIECRAKIREEADCLLNFTTPEVPEAFQDGYSEKQHQLQQQQQQQQQHQQQQQHHQQQLSKSQHAKYYDERGRKYYKNPPMSPLSPVSPLSPPEQAQLDLSPPLGTFKRQKCLRFKNRSGRQSAVSNPSPSSGGRCGPGGGGPGSSASAGAVAGGPMVDDDRRPILRSKSDISDRYWNRSQPERTTLLPVAAADVRDHHRERRADRERERDRERDRERDREQQLEKQQRSRSDSLTQLERFFDRLGLDEETYDRYIAPKGGSLQRRSSGSYHHHTTAHHHNSASSDIHRLSDDCSTGDSDESSAVFFSDVSTIDSTKLPDSTETANGPGAGGAAPASQLLVGAVGAVGQPGVGGQADGGVPLLGGAGPAPLYRTSEPPSIIERNARIIKWLCNCKKMQLA